A region from the Fusarium graminearum PH-1 chromosome 4, whole genome shotgun sequence genome encodes:
- a CDS encoding GPI mannosyltransferase 2, translating to MNLLDYKSRPILSLTSIFAAWKSFLLAIALGASIGPDYDTSTSLFFAIVHGASSPRSLATRLTRWDALYFMHDAVKGKVYEQEWAFGIGMPAAVRSICGLLNLQRWEALVAIAISHVSHLVAVLALYQLTIVLCNDRKLAYLASVVHVLSPAGLFISAPYAESPFACMSFVGNLLYAISLKSSPDSLKRNLAVVGAGLSYGISCTLRSNGLFGGVLFAVETVKCLLALRNGFSISKILRLVAPLIGGILVAVGFVAPQVLAWMRYCNGNEEQRAWCGHRIPSIYTFVQAEYWDVGFLKYWTPNQIPLFLLAAPMLTILLKSGTETMREPSRGLGAVAMGTNEESRLLVRTLAAIQTLLAVLAITNYHVQIISRLSSGYPVWYWWVASCLMDKQRQSLGYGVIVFITMYAAIQGGLFASFLPPA from the exons ATGAATCTCCTAGATTATAAATCCCGTCCAATCCTCTCCCTAACATCCATCTTCGCCGCATGGAAATCCTTCCTCCTCGCAATCGCTCTCGGCGCGTCCATAGGCCCAGACTACGatacatcaacatctctcttcttcgccatcgtCCACGGCgcatcatcgccaagatCCCTAGCTACTCGTCTCACGAGATGGGACGCGCTGTATTTCATgcatgatgctgtcaagggGAAGGTTTATGAGCAGGAGTGGGCGTTTGGTATTGGTATGCCTGCTGCTGTGCGCAGTATCTGCGGTTTACTGAATCTTCAACGCTGGGAAGCTCTTGTCGCTATTGCTATTTCGCACGTTTCGCATCTCGTTGCTGTGCTGGCGCTTTATCAACTTACTATCGTGCTGTGCAATGATCGCAAGTTGGCGTATTTGGCTTCGGTTGTTCATGTGCTTTCACCTGCTGGGTTGTTTATATCAGCGCCTTATGCGGAGAGTCCCTTTGCATGCATGTCGTTTGTTGGCAATCTTCTCTACGCAATCAGTCTCAAAAGCAGCCCTGATTCACTGAAGCGCAATCTTGCTGTGGTTGGAGCAGGGTTATCGTATGGGATTTCGTGCACGCTTCGAAGCAATGGGCTTTTTGGCGGTGTTTTATTTGCTGTTGAAACTGTCAAGTGCTTGTTGGCTCTTCGCAACGGTTTCTCAATTTCCAAGATCCTGAGACTCGTTGCACCTCTCATTGGCGGTATTCTGGTTGCTGTTGGATTCGTCGCGCCGCAAGTTTTGGCTTGGATGAGATATTGCAATGGCAATGAAGAGCAAAGGGCTTGGTGCGGACATCGTATCCCAAGTATCTACACATTCGTCCAGGCAGAATACTG GGACGTTGGATTTCTCAAATACTGGACTCCTAACCAAATCccactcttcctcctcgcaGCACCCATGCTCACGATCCTCCTTAAGTCAGGAACAGAGACCATGCGCGAGCCTTCTCGAGGTCTTGGGGCCGTGGCGATGGGCACAAATGAAGAGTCCCGATTACTTGTGAGGACTCTCGCTGCCATACAAACGCTTCTTGCCGTTTTGGCAATCACAAACTACCACGTTCAAATCATCAGCCGCTTGTCGTCGGGATATCCTGTCTGGTACTGGTGGGTAGCATCATGCCTCATGGATAAGCAGAGACAGAGTTTGGGCTATGGAGTCATTGTGTTTATTACCATGTATGCGGCTATCCAAGGTGGACTCTTTGCGTCGTTTTTGCCTCCTGCCTAG